In Heyndrickxia vini, the sequence GTATTGCTGAAGTTTTGTATGCGATTCCATATTTACTAATGGTCATTTTAATTATGGTTGTCTTTCCAGAACAAGGAAGAGGAATGTTCTCGATCATCATTGCAATGACGATTACTGGATGGATTCCAATGGCAAGGCTTGTGCGAGGACAAGTTTTACAGTTAAAACAATATGAATACGTACATGCCTCAGAGGTAGCAGGCGGCAAAACATCTTGGATTTTAAGAAAGCATATGATTCCTAATACAATGGGACCAATTCTTGTAAATATTACACTTACCGTTCCGACAGCCATTTTCGGTGAGGCAACATTAAGTTTCCTAGGATTAGGGATTCCGGCACCACAAGCGAGCTGGGGGACAATGGCAAATGATGCACTTCAAAGCATCTTAGTCGGAAACTTCTATCAACTATTAATTCCGGCAGCATTAATTTCCTTAACCATGTTTGCCTTTAATGTCTTCGGTGATGGTTTAAGAGATGCGCTTGATCCGAGATAAGTAGGGTCAAATATGAGAAAAGGAGGAACACACCATGGGTAATTTACTAGAAGTTAAAGACTTACATGTTTCCTTTGGGACCTATGCGGGTGAAGTCCAGGCGGTTCGAGGAGTTAGTTTTGAAGTGAAGCAAGGGGAAGCAATTGCAATCGTTGGGGAATCGGGCTGTGGAAAAAGTGTCACAGCTAAATCGATTATGAAACTATTGTCTACCCCGCCGGCTAAATATAAAAGCGGTTCAATCTTATTCAATGGACAAGATCTAATTCCTAAAAACGAAAGGGAGATGCAAAGGATTCGTGGAAATGATATTAGTATGATTTTCCAAGACCCGATGACATCTTTAAACCCTACGAGTAAGGTAGGAAGCCAAATCATGGAAGCTGTCCTGCAGCATAATAAGGTTTCCCGGAAAGAAGCATGGACAGTTGCGAAAGAAATGCTCGAATTGGTAGGAATTCCTCAACCGGAAAAAAGATTGGATCAGTATCCACATGAATTTTCGGGTGGGATGAGACAAAGAGCGATGATAGCGATGGCACTTGCTTGTCGTCCGAAATTATTAATTGCTGATGAACCTACCACTGCACTGGATGTTACGATCCAAGCACAGATACTAGAGCTTATGAAGGGCCTGCAACAAAAAACGGAAACTTCTATTATATTAATCACACATGATTTAGGTGTTGTTGCGGAAATGTGTGATCGGGTGATTGTTATGTATGCGGGAAAAGTAGTGGAGACAGGGACAGTTGAGGAAATCTTTGAAAAGCCACAACATCCTTATACAAAAGGACTTTTAAAATCAGTTCCAAGATTGGATATGAACAAAAACGAGCCACTTGCACCAATAATTGGTACACCGCCGGATTTATTAGAGCCGCCGAAAGGATGCTCCTTTTATGCGAGATGTGAGTCTGCTATGAGAATATGTAAAGACTATTCCCCGGAGCTAGAAGAGGTGGCAAAAGGTCAAACTGCTGCATGCTGGCTCCACCATCCGCTTGTCTCCATGAAAAAGGCTAGTGGTAAATAGTGAGGAGGAGATTTAGATGAATTCGAAAACAATTGAGACAAATGATGCGAACAAGACGAGCACTCTTACTCCTCTTATCGAAGTGAAAAACTTAAAGAAGTACTTCGGTTCCGGTGATCAGGCGTTGAAAGCAGTAGATGGAATTAACCTAGATATCTACCCTGGAGAAACGGTTGGACTAGTTGGAGAAAGTGGCTGTGGGAAGTCAACGGCAGGTCGAACGATTATTCGTTTATATGATGCAACGGAAGGCGAAGTGCTGTTTAACGGTAAAAATATTTATAAGAATAGTAGTAGTGAAATGGCTAAAGTACGCAGAGAAATACAATTGATCTTCCAAGATCCGTATGCTTCCTTAAATCCACGAATGACCGTTGAAGAGATTATCGGTGAGCCCATCGCCATTCATGGATTGTTACATGGAAAAAAGAAACGTGAACGTGTATTAGAATTATTAAAACTAGTAGGGTTGGATCCCGAACATATTCATCGATTTCCACATGAGTTTAGTGGTGGACAACGTCAGCGGATTGGAATAGCCCGAGCATTGGCATTAAATCCGAAATTCATCGTCTGTGATGAACCGATATCTGCTCTGGATGTTTCGATTCAAGCGCAGGTTGTTAATTTACTGAAAGATTTACAGAAAGAGATGGGGCTGACGTACTTATTTATCGCTCATGACCTATCGATGGTTAAATATATTTCTGATCGAATCCTTGTAATGTATTTAGGGAATATGATGGAGCTTTCGGAAAGTGAAGAATTATATAATGAGCCCCTACATCCTTATACACAAGCACTGTTATCAGCGGTACCGATTCCGAACCCTAAATTAAAAAGAGAACGAATTGTTTTACAAGGGGATGTACCAAGTCCAATTAACCCGCCGAGCGGCTGTGTCTTTAGAACACGCTGCATGCATGCCATGGACATCTGCGCACAAAAGAAACCAGAATGGCATGAAGCAAAACCAGGACATTTTGTAAGTTGTCATTTGTATAATAAAAATATATAAGAACAAAAAAACTGAGATGCAAACTGTCTCAGTTTTTTTGTTTAGGCACTTTTTTTGAAAGATGGGTTGCTTTGCTTTAAACACAAAATAAAATTGAAAATGCTGAGTGGATTGGAGCGGAAAGAAACGGGCCATTGTTTATTCCCAAGACTACAAACTTTAATTAAATATTATCATATACAATTGCATAGCCGAGAGCCCAAGCATCATAACAATTGTTAACATACTTCTTAGTCCGGACTTCCAATCTTTCACCGAGAATAAACCAATTACACCGAGATAGAGAATAATAACAGATAATGCTAATGTAATATATAATGGTTGAGTAATGGTAAACTGAATGGAATGAAGAAAATTTGTGATGTATGCAATCATGAACAGAAGTGTACAACCTATACATAATAAAAAGGAATATAAATTTAAACGAACACTCATGTAAGACACCTTCCTTTAGTTGTTTTTGTCGATTTTGTGTCTAAAATATGTATATTTAATGAATATTCGCTATGTTCATTTAAAATCCTTCTTTTTTAAAAACTTTTAAGTCCTTTTATGTATTTTTATTAGGAATAAGAAAAATTCCCTTTTTTAAGGTAGAATAAGATAGGTGAAAAAACTACTTTGGAGGAGTAGGCATGTGCGGTCGATTTAATTTGTATTCCAGTATCGAAGATTTATTGGAGCGGTTCGATCTTATAAATTGGGAAATGATTGAACTTTCCCCAAGATATAATATTGCACCGAGTCAAGAAGTATTGGCAATCGTTGAAGGAGAAAGTGGGCATCGTGGTGGCTTCCTGCGTTGGGGGTTAGTTCCTGCATGGGCAAATGATCCGAAGATTGGTTATAAAATGATTAATGCCAGAGCTGAAACGATCGATGAAAAGCCAAGCTTCAAAAGTTTGTTAGCGAGGAGACGTTGCCTAATCATCGCCGATGGTTTTTATGAATGGAAGAAGGAAGGAAATAGAAAAACACCATACCACATTTATTTAAAAGATAGACAACCCTTTGCATTCGCTGGTCTTTGGGATCGTTGGAATCAAGATGGAGAAATGATTCAATCATGTACGATTATTACAACAGAGGCCAATGAACTAATGAAGGATATTCACGACAGAATGCCGGTCATCTTAACGAAGGAATCTCAAAAAGTCTGGCTGGACCGGTCCCTTCAAGATGAAAAACAACTCAAATCCCTTTTAGTACCGTTTGCTCCAACATTAATGGAGGCCAACACCATATCAGAACTAGTAAATAGTCCAAAGAATGATGGGGCGAAAATACTAAATTCACTATAAGAAAAGGTTGATAGAATGAAAAAACAAACAATTTGGTGGGTATTAGCCATCATCATGTGTATCATAATTTATAATTTTACGGCTGCACCGGAATCTACTGGCTCCAACACCTTGAAGATAATTGAAAGAATAACGGGATTAAAAGGTGAAGCAGCAGGCGTATTGAATTTTATTATTCGAAAGCTTGCCCATATTAGTGTATTTGGATTATTGGGGATCTTTTTATATAATGCCTTTCGCAAAAATAAGATATTCTTTGCATGGTTTTTGACGACGCTTTATGCAGCAAGCGATGAGTACCATCAATCACTTGTTCCAAATCGTACGGCTTCCGTCTGTGATGTATTATTGGATTCTGGTGGGGCATTACTAGCCATGCTAATTATTCGGGCAATTTTTAAAGGAAAACAAAAGGAGTAGTTCATGACGAATCTACTCCAAAAGTGATTATGGATTGTTACTCGGGTCAGTTACAATTGTGTTATTATCATCTGTTCCGCCATTTTTAGGGTTATCCGTCTGCTGACTTTTTTCATCGCTATTTTGTGTGCCATCCGTTGGGGGATCCTCGTCTTGTTGTGAATCCTCTTTTGGCTGATCGGCGGCATCATCCTTTTGAGAATTATCCTCATTTTTTTCCTTGGGTTCTTCCTTTTTGCTGTTATCTTCTGTTTTTGTTTCATCCTTTTGTGTATCTTTGTTCGGATCATTTGTTTCTTCACCTTCCGGATCTTTCTTTCCATTTAGAAGATCATCCATCGTAATTGGAAAGGTGTGCTGATCCGGATTTTCTTTAAGAAGTGCTGTTAATTTTTCATTCAACAGTTTTAAATGTTCTTCACTGTCTGAAGTTGTTTGGAAGTTATTTTGGGCAAATCGTACATCCAAATTTGGTAAAGAAGCAAGATCTGCTGTTTGCTTATGTGCGACAAGTCGGATATTTTTGAGGCCAACTTCACCAACACGGGGAATATAAATTTCATCAAATGTCAGCTTCGTCACGTCTGCACACATTTTACTTAACTCATCAGGTCCATTTGATGTCATTTGCATAGTAATACCGGCGTTTATCTTTGTTAATCTCATCCCGTAAATCGTCGATTTCTCAAAGCAAAGGCGTAGCATGACTTTTTTCGGAGAATGGGATGTCTCACCGGTGACAATACTAGGCAAGCTTATGATACCTTCAACACGGTCCGCCTCAATGATAAAACCCTCTGAAGATGTCGATTCAGCAATAGATGGATGTATCCAAGTTGCATTAAAAACGATATAAAGGATAAGTATAAAAGGGAGTGTTCTCTTTAACATAGCTATCACCAAATTTCAAATGATTCATTTACTTGCCGCAATTTCTTGAATTGTTTGATCCTCTTCTATTTGTTCTTTATTTGTTGAAACCGGTACAATTCTCCAGGCGATAGATAAGGAACCGCCAATAATTCCTAGAATCGTCCCGATGAAAAAACCGCCTAATGCTCCCATAATAGATAAAACAGATAAAAAAATGGTTAAAATTCCAAATACGATATGAAATTTCGGAAAAATGAAGCCTAAAATCCCTAAAAGGACAACTAAGCCTCCGAAAATTATTCCAATTACTACTAAATTACCAGGGGCAAATGCGATTTGAATTAACTGTAAAGGTACATATAAAATAATGAGTCCAGAAAGGAGCGACAAAGTCGCCCCCCAAAATGGTCGGCTCATTCTCCAATTTTTAAAACGTTGTCTAATCGTTTGTTTCATTCACTTTCAACTCCTAATCAGAGCCAATGATTATTTGCCTTTTTTTATAAACTCAACTTTCAATCCAGGCAGTTTTGCTACTTGTTGGAAAAGATAATGTGTCTCAAGACTGCCGTCCTTAATAGTGACTGTTGTTGCCCCTTGAGTAAAAGCTTTGCTGGCAGCTTCCGGGTCACTTGCTTCAACATAATTCTCGCTAATATTCATATCTGTAAATTGAGCATTTCCTTGAACAAGCGCTGCTTTTTGGATAAGACCAGTTAATTCAACAGGAACACTACCGTTACCAGCAGTAATCATAACCGTGTAATCACCGAGAAGTGGGAGTGAGACTTCTTTTGAAATTTTTAAACCTTTAATGGTGACTTCTTTGATATCATTTACAAATACTGGTTTCACATGATCGGCACCTTTGCTTGGATCACCGTATAGGGATCCATACAATTTAAATCCTTTCCCTTGCATCTCATCAAACGATACATTGAACTTTCCGATACCACCCATCGGCATTGCATAGGCAACACCTGTTGCTCCAAACACTGTTAGTAGTGTCCCAAGAAATAAAAAACCCGCTAATAGTGCAATTAAGAAATGCTTTTTTGATGTTTTCCCCTGTAAGACCATTGCCTCATTCATTTAGATCTTCACCCCTTCTTCGTGTTTAACGTATTAACTGGATAATCAGGTCTCTGTTTTGGTAAACACCCCCTTTGCAAGCGGTTTCACACCTTTTTTCTTAAATTTTATTCAAAAAAGTGTGAATACTGAATTCCTATATATGTAGGAAAATCAATTTTTCATTCCCTACAAATGTCGTGTTCCAGTTAATGACAATTTTCGAGAAGTTATGTCAAATTTAATCTAATTTTCGTGTAAGAAAAAGGACTTAAGTAAGGAACGTTATGATACTATAAAATATAGACGGAATGTTCAAAAAATATATCGATGCAGGAAAGTAAGGGGAGAGAATGGTGAATCTCACACTAAATAATCATATGAAACTAGTGTTGAAGAATGGCGTTGAACTTTTATGTGATCATCAAGACCAAATTATTAAAGAATGGGCAGGCATTTTGGAATACATGAAAATTCATCATAAAAAATCTGCGCACGCATTTGAGTTCGCTTTTTCATTCTTTTCTCAATTCCTAAAAATGAGTGAACAAAATATCGACCATTTAATTAGTGATATACGGACCGAGTGGTTTCAACAATTTCATAGACCGCCAGAACCAAATTTATTAATTTTTATTTTGTCACTATTAGAAAATGCTGTACATAAAGTAATTAAATTAAATACGACCCGTTCATTTCATTTGCATCCTTCTGTCCAGTTTTTGTTTTCAAAAATTTGCGAAGAAATGCTTGCATCTACAAAACATGACAAGTTTCATATCGATTCACTATGTGAACAGATGGTTCGATCAGAGCAATTAGATATTGAATGGATAGCTAGAGTGGAGCATGTGGAAAATGGGTATCAATTAAAAAAAATTACAGGTTTATCAATGAAAACAAAATTCCAAGTAATAGCATCATCATGGTTCCAAATCACTGAAGAAATATTGCAAAAAACAGGAGGGAAAAAGGGAAGAAGCGATGTTTTTCCTATCCCTTGGAAAAATGAAACTTTGCTCTTTTGTATCAATAATCATGATGGATCGTCTATCGTTCCGTTTTTGACATATGCAATGCATGTGCTGCAAATTGAAGAAGAAAACTATCAAATACATTGGAAAGATGCGGTTATTTTATTTAATGAATGGATAATGCGTTCGAAAAATTTGGATGAGGCAATTAAAAATATTGCCTACGGATATGCACATTATTTGCCATTTGAGAGATGTGCAATTTTTCGCTATTCAAACATCGAAGAAAAAGGACAGGGACTCTTCGGCTATCATTTTAATGATGAAGAAATTCGGAGTATTAAAGAAAATATTGATAATTTTCCTTCATTATATAAAAGTTTAGCACGATTAAATCCTGCAAATGAAGCATTAAAGAATTTTCAGCCCATGTATTTTTCACATGCATCGGAGGAATTTCCTTATCGCTATGTTCAAACGTTCCAACTAGAATCCGTGGTTGTTGCACCGATTTATGTCCCCGCTGATGGTAAGCTTATTGGTGCTGCTTTTTTAGATAGAGGCCCAGGAAAGTTTTTTGATGTTGACAGCAATACATTTGCGGCATTATTAAAATTTGGTCAAGGTGCAGGAGAACTTTTATCAAAATTTACTGAACCTGAACATTGGCCATCAAAAGATCCATTGCTATCTTCAAGGGAAATTAGTGTGTTGGAATTACTTGCGGAAGGAGCCTCCACAACGGAAGCCGCGGAGGCACTTCATTTAAGTGAATATACGGTACGTGATTATGTATCAAATATTATGAAGCGATTAAATGCTAGAAATAGAACGGAAGCTGCTGTTAAGGCAATTCGATTAGGAATTATAAAGTAGAAGTTAAAAACTCATCAATTTTGGTGAGTTTTTTTGTGCAGGGGTGCCTTATTTTCCCTTTCATTTATATATATAAGGTGAAAGGAGGTGAGGCACATGGCAGATATCCTTTTAAAGGGTTCAAGTTTAAGACTTGTATTTAATAACGGTGTAGATGATAATGGCAAGCCGGTGTTTAAAACAAAAACATTCAATAATATCCGTCTGGAGGCAACGCCGGAGGAAATGTTGAAGGTCGCACAAGCAATTGACTCATTATCTCAAAAAGACTTATTTAATGTAGAGCGAAACGATAGCTCTGATGTAAAGGCGTAAGTTATTTTAACAGGTAAGAAAGTATAAATTTTGCAGAATTAATCTTTCTAATAAATATCTGCTTTGTCTAGCTCCAGCGCCTATCGACTAGAAAACTTCAGAACTTTTCCCTACGATAAGTCAAAGTCCCTTCAGTTTTTACGTCGATGAGCAAGGCGCTTGCGCTTTTCTTATAATTCATTGCTAAGGAGGTGAAAAGATGAAAACATTGGAGCTTCAATTTACTACATCCGAAAATAAAACAGCTCGAATTTCCATCGAGGAGCCAATCGAACCGGTGGATACGAACAAAGTAAAAGCAGCGATGGAAGAAATTATTGCATCAAACGTGTTCATTAGTTCAACTGGCTCCGCCTATACCGAAATAAAAGGTGTAAGGCTGATCGAAAATAATGTAACAGAGTATAATCTATAACAATCTTTAGTTTTCATATAAGGGAAAGGCCTGAATTCCGCTAGGAAAGGCCTTTCGTGTTTCACAATTAATGTAATGGAGGAGGGAAGAAAATGGATCAGCTATTACCCTTCATTAGTGAAGTCGGCTTTCCTATTATTGTTACGCTGTACCTACTCTATCGTATTGAAACGAAATTAGATGCAGTTGTACAATCAATCGTAAGCTTGCCCGAGCGTTTGAAGAGAATAGAGTAGAGAAAAAAGCTTGAGAGGGAAAAGACAACCTTTCAAGCTTTTCTGCTATAGTTTACCGCGTTTTTGAATTAATTTTTTATTGGTATAAAGGAAAGTTTAGATTTACGAAAAAAAATGAAATTTTAAGAAGGATTTTCTTTTATTTTTATTGAATATTATAAATGTTAATAAAATTTAAAAGACTGGAGTGCTTATGATGACTTACATACTAGTGAAAAACGGAACGCTTATCGATGGAAAAGGCGGGCAACCCATTCAAAATGCTGCAGTACTGATTAAAGACAATAAAATTGTCCAAGTAGGAAAACTTGAAGATATTAATCTTCCTACTGAAGAAGTAGATGTAGTTGATGCGGAAAATGGATACATTCTTCCGGGCTTAATTGATACACATGTCCATTTAATGATGGAATTTACCGATATAAGAAAATCTTTAGCTACACCATTTGCATATAAGTTTTATCAAGCAATTGGATATATGAAAAAGACCATTGATGCAGGGATAACTACTGTTCGTGATGCGGGATTCACAGATCTAGGGGTGAAACAGGCAGTGGAGGACGGACTTGTACTTGGACCACGTATGCAAGTAAGTATTAATCCACTAACGATTACCGGTGGTCATGGGGATAACTGGACACGCTCGGGAATTGATACAACTAGTCTTTCCTACCCTGGAATGCCAAGCGGATTTTGTGATGGTCCTGAACAAGTACGTCAAAAAGTAAGAGAAATGTTGCGAGCGGGTGCTGATATCATAAAGGTTCATGCAACAGGTGGAGTAATGAGCCCAACAGATCATCCGGAGTTTACACAATTTTCGCAAGAGGAACTAAGGATTATCGTTGAAGAGGCAAGATTCCGTCGTGGCATTAAAGTAATGGCTCATGCACAAGGTGCAGAAGGAATCAAAAATGCTGTCCGCGCTGGAATTCATTCCATTGAGCATGGAATTTACCTAGATGATGAAGCGATTGAATTGATGTTGAAACATGGAACTTACCTAGTTCCAACTTTACTAGCACCGGTCGCGGTATTAGAGCAAGGAAAAAATAGTGACAATATGCCAGAGCATGCCATCCAAAAGTCGTTAGAAGTGGTAGATATACACCATGAAAGTGTTTCGAAGGCATTTAAAGCTGGTGTGAAAATCGCAATGGGTACTGATGCAGGGGTGATGCCGCACGGAAGTAATCTTCGTGAATTAAATCTGATGTGCAGCATTGGTATGACTCCTATGGAATCAATCGTTGCGACGACAAAAGTAGCTGCGGAATGCCTTGGCTGGGAAGATAAGCTCGGCACAGTTGAGGAAGGAAAACTAGCAGATCTCGTCATTACCAAAGTGGACCCACTTGCAAATATTTCTTCACTTGAAGATCAAACGAATATTGTTACTGTAATGAAAGATGGACAAATAGTGAAAGATTTAAGAGTGGGAACATCGAATTTAGTCACTCAGTAATATTAATATCAATTTTACTTATGAGAGGTCCTTTATTATTATAAAGGGCTTTTTCATACATGAATTATGTAAAAATATATAACGCTTATTCTACACCCTTCGTTAACTATGAAGGGTTTTTTGATCCATACAATTCGGAATTAGTTATCGATGGCTATAAGGATGGAACCAGTCAAAAAAAGAAGGGAACCGATCAAAAAGAAGAAGGGAACCAATCAAAAAAAGAAGAAGACCGATCAAATCAAGCGGAACCGATCAAAAAGAAGAAGAGACCGATCAAAAAAAGAGGGGAACCAATCAAAAAAGGAAGAAGACCGATCAAATCAAGCGGAACCGATCAAAAAGAAGAAGAGACCGATCAAAAAAAGAAAGGAACCAATCAAAAAAAGAAGAAGACCGATCAAATCAAGCAAAACCGATCAAAAAGAAGAAGACC encodes:
- a CDS encoding metal-dependent hydrolase family protein, with product MTYILVKNGTLIDGKGGQPIQNAAVLIKDNKIVQVGKLEDINLPTEEVDVVDAENGYILPGLIDTHVHLMMEFTDIRKSLATPFAYKFYQAIGYMKKTIDAGITTVRDAGFTDLGVKQAVEDGLVLGPRMQVSINPLTITGGHGDNWTRSGIDTTSLSYPGMPSGFCDGPEQVRQKVREMLRAGADIIKVHATGGVMSPTDHPEFTQFSQEELRIIVEEARFRRGIKVMAHAQGAEGIKNAVRAGIHSIEHGIYLDDEAIELMLKHGTYLVPTLLAPVAVLEQGKNSDNMPEHAIQKSLEVVDIHHESVSKAFKAGVKIAMGTDAGVMPHGSNLRELNLMCSIGMTPMESIVATTKVAAECLGWEDKLGTVEEGKLADLVITKVDPLANISSLEDQTNIVTVMKDGQIVKDLRVGTSNLVTQ
- a CDS encoding VanZ family protein, which gives rise to MKKQTIWWVLAIIMCIIIYNFTAAPESTGSNTLKIIERITGLKGEAAGVLNFIIRKLAHISVFGLLGIFLYNAFRKNKIFFAWFLTTLYAASDEYHQSLVPNRTASVCDVLLDSGGALLAMLIIRAIFKGKQKE
- a CDS encoding ABC transporter ATP-binding protein; this translates as MNSKTIETNDANKTSTLTPLIEVKNLKKYFGSGDQALKAVDGINLDIYPGETVGLVGESGCGKSTAGRTIIRLYDATEGEVLFNGKNIYKNSSSEMAKVRREIQLIFQDPYASLNPRMTVEEIIGEPIAIHGLLHGKKKRERVLELLKLVGLDPEHIHRFPHEFSGGQRQRIGIARALALNPKFIVCDEPISALDVSIQAQVVNLLKDLQKEMGLTYLFIAHDLSMVKYISDRILVMYLGNMMELSESEELYNEPLHPYTQALLSAVPIPNPKLKRERIVLQGDVPSPINPPSGCVFRTRCMHAMDICAQKKPEWHEAKPGHFVSCHLYNKNI
- a CDS encoding ABC transporter permease yields the protein MANDLKFTEELFLPAEDNFKEAEKISRPTVSYWANVWRRLKANKLALVGLIIIILLVIMAIIGPHLNGYKYYEQDFTSKNLKPNAEHWFGTDSSGRDMFTRAWSGARISLFIGLAAAVIDFIIGVLYGGISALRGGRTDNAMMRIAEVLYAIPYLLMVILIMVVFPEQGRGMFSIIIAMTITGWIPMARLVRGQVLQLKQYEYVHASEVAGGKTSWILRKHMIPNTMGPILVNITLTVPTAIFGEATLSFLGLGIPAPQASWGTMANDALQSILVGNFYQLLIPAALISLTMFAFNVFGDGLRDALDPR
- a CDS encoding DUF6114 domain-containing protein, whose translation is MKQTIRQRFKNWRMSRPFWGATLSLLSGLIILYVPLQLIQIAFAPGNLVVIGIIFGGLVVLLGILGFIFPKFHIVFGILTIFLSVLSIMGALGGFFIGTILGIIGGSLSIAWRIVPVSTNKEQIEEDQTIQEIAASK
- a CDS encoding YvrJ family protein; its protein translation is MDQLLPFISEVGFPIIVTLYLLYRIETKLDAVVQSIVSLPERLKRIE
- a CDS encoding DUF2922 domain-containing protein, coding for MKTLELQFTTSENKTARISIEEPIEPVDTNKVKAAMEEIIASNVFISSTGSAYTEIKGVRLIENNVTEYNL
- a CDS encoding DUF6230 family protein is translated as MNEAMVLQGKTSKKHFLIALLAGFLFLGTLLTVFGATGVAYAMPMGGIGKFNVSFDEMQGKGFKLYGSLYGDPSKGADHVKPVFVNDIKEVTIKGLKISKEVSLPLLGDYTVMITAGNGSVPVELTGLIQKAALVQGNAQFTDMNISENYVEASDPEAASKAFTQGATTVTIKDGSLETHYLFQQVAKLPGLKVEFIKKGK
- a CDS encoding LuxR C-terminal-related transcriptional regulator; protein product: MVNLTLNNHMKLVLKNGVELLCDHQDQIIKEWAGILEYMKIHHKKSAHAFEFAFSFFSQFLKMSEQNIDHLISDIRTEWFQQFHRPPEPNLLIFILSLLENAVHKVIKLNTTRSFHLHPSVQFLFSKICEEMLASTKHDKFHIDSLCEQMVRSEQLDIEWIARVEHVENGYQLKKITGLSMKTKFQVIASSWFQITEEILQKTGGKKGRSDVFPIPWKNETLLFCINNHDGSSIVPFLTYAMHVLQIEEENYQIHWKDAVILFNEWIMRSKNLDEAIKNIAYGYAHYLPFERCAIFRYSNIEEKGQGLFGYHFNDEEIRSIKENIDNFPSLYKSLARLNPANEALKNFQPMYFSHASEEFPYRYVQTFQLESVVVAPIYVPADGKLIGAAFLDRGPGKFFDVDSNTFAALLKFGQGAGELLSKFTEPEHWPSKDPLLSSREISVLELLAEGASTTEAAEALHLSEYTVRDYVSNIMKRLNARNRTEAAVKAIRLGIIK
- a CDS encoding DUF1659 domain-containing protein yields the protein MADILLKGSSLRLVFNNGVDDNGKPVFKTKTFNNIRLEATPEEMLKVAQAIDSLSQKDLFNVERNDSSDVKA
- a CDS encoding SOS response-associated peptidase, which produces MCGRFNLYSSIEDLLERFDLINWEMIELSPRYNIAPSQEVLAIVEGESGHRGGFLRWGLVPAWANDPKIGYKMINARAETIDEKPSFKSLLARRRCLIIADGFYEWKKEGNRKTPYHIYLKDRQPFAFAGLWDRWNQDGEMIQSCTIITTEANELMKDIHDRMPVILTKESQKVWLDRSLQDEKQLKSLLVPFAPTLMEANTISELVNSPKNDGAKILNSL
- a CDS encoding ABC transporter ATP-binding protein, which codes for MGNLLEVKDLHVSFGTYAGEVQAVRGVSFEVKQGEAIAIVGESGCGKSVTAKSIMKLLSTPPAKYKSGSILFNGQDLIPKNEREMQRIRGNDISMIFQDPMTSLNPTSKVGSQIMEAVLQHNKVSRKEAWTVAKEMLELVGIPQPEKRLDQYPHEFSGGMRQRAMIAMALACRPKLLIADEPTTALDVTIQAQILELMKGLQQKTETSIILITHDLGVVAEMCDRVIVMYAGKVVETGTVEEIFEKPQHPYTKGLLKSVPRLDMNKNEPLAPIIGTPPDLLEPPKGCSFYARCESAMRICKDYSPELEEVAKGQTAACWLHHPLVSMKKASGK